Proteins co-encoded in one Aspergillus luchuensis IFO 4308 DNA, chromosome 6, nearly complete sequence genomic window:
- a CDS encoding uncharacterized protein (COG:V;~EggNog:ENOG410PV77;~InterPro:IPR001466,IPR012338,IPR021860;~MEROPS:MER0026262;~PFAM:PF11954,PF00144) has product MDLFHSAGFASEVRELMNQQHVPGLAIAIVHNDQIASAGYGHASLDPEIPCTADTLFDIASSAKSLTAASVGLLVDDNDMFPDIQYDTVMSTLLPEDFVMSGEGYTEGVTVEDILSHRSGMPGHDDSYMSVRAAKPDNARSITRNLRNLPVAAPIRSKYIYCNMMYTVATHLVEVKSGQDFGTFLEERFFKPLDMASTTLQPSSARSKEFGSRMATGYTWKRAGSTYRGLESPDYPEGQGAGSIISSVNDFIKFVKAFMNREDPINKNVYEGLTRLRTFVNPNPGRRKRYSSPVAYAAGLDIYFYKGHMVVGHNGVFSGFASRFFFLPDFSFGAVIMGNSDGASGIAATLVQKLIDNILGVTDEKPQDSKSKDTRSVEIRGPKPQAEAKDANSMSKNQEKKEKKKQEKKTQAKKSPGIQKGQVNEQKPKRNTLQPPTIPLSAYAGNYWNPGYHNLLVQIRDDALFIDATDRSMGFTLKFEHVSDGRQFDAHLTDWLDGSDDIVKAEFVIEDAQVTRLGLQLEETLKEMIWFEKKDGLRSGAARVQNPLFGGVGA; this is encoded by the exons ATGGACCTTTTTCACTCGGCAGGGTTTGCGTCAGAGGTGAGAGAGTTGATGAATCAGCAGCATGTCCCGGGGCTGGCGATTGCAATCGTACATAATGATCAAATTGCCTCTGCGGGATATGGACATGCGAGCCTGGATCCCGAAATACCTTGTACAGCAGATACGCTGTTTGACATTGCATCGTCTGCTAAATCACTCACTGCTGCGTCGGTGGGATTGCTAGTCGACGATAATGACATGTTCCCGGATATTCAGTACGATACCGTAATGTCGACTCTTCTCCCCGAGGACTTTGTTATGTCTGGAGAAGGATACACAGAAGGAGTCACCGTGGAAGACATCTTAAGTCATAGAAGTGGAATGCCTGG CCATGACGATTCGTATATGAGTGTGCGAGCGGCGAAGCCGGACAATGCTCGATCCATTACGAGAAACCTCAGGAATCTCCCTGTCGCGGCCCCCATTCGATCAAAGTATATTTACTGCAACATGATGTATACAGTGGCAACCCACCTTGTGGAAGTCAAGAGCGGACAGGATTTTGGTACATTCCTCGAAGAGCGATTTTTCAAGCCTCTGGACATGGCATCAACTACTCTTCAACCCAGCAGTGCACGATCAAAAGAATTTGGATCCCGCATGGCAACTGGCTACACATGGAAAAGGGCCGGCTCAACATACCGTGGGTTAGAAAGTCCAGACTAcccagaaggccaaggcgCAGGGTCTATCATTTCGAGCGTGAACGACTTCATCAAATTTGTCAAGGCTTTCATGAATCGCGAAGACCCTATCAATAAAAATGTTTATGAAGGGCTCACTCGCCTGCGAACTTTTGTGAATCCAAACCCAGGAAGACGGAAGCGGTACAGCTCACCGGTAGCATATGCTGCTGGCCTGGATATCTACTTTTACAAGGGACATATGGTTGTCGGCCATAATGGGGTATTCTCTGGATTCGCAAgtcgcttcttctttctccctgaTTTCTCATTCGGTGCTGTAATCATGGGAAACTCAGATGGGGCAAGCGGCATTGCGGCGACCCTTGTCCAAAAGCTAATTGACAATATCCTTGGAGTCACGGACGAAAAACCTCAGgacagcaaaagcaaagacACACGATCTGTTGAAATTCGCGGTCCAAAACCCCAGGCCGAGGCGAAAGACGCAAATTCAATGAGTAAGaaccaggaaaagaaggagaagaaaaagcaggaaaagaaaacccaaGCGAAGAAAAGTCCAGGTATCCAGAAGGGCCAAGTGAACGAGCAAAAACCAAAACGGAATACTCTGCAGCCACCGACAATACCCCTCAGTGCTTACGCTGGCAACTACTGGAATCCTGGGTATCATAACTTACTGGTTCAGATCAGAGATGATGCGCTCTTCATCGATGCTACAGATCGCTCAATGGGGTTTACCTTGAAATTCGAACATGTGTCCGATGGCCGACAATTCGATGCTCATCTTACTGATTGGCTCGATGGCAGTGATGACATCGTAAAAGCGGAGTTTGTGATAGAAGATGCTCAAGTCACAAGGTTGGGTCTGCAGTTGGAGGAAACGCTCAAGGAAATGATCTGGtttgagaagaaggatggactGCGCAGCGGTGCGGCCAGGGTTCAAAACCCGCTtttcggtggtgttggtgcctGA
- the pld2 gene encoding putative phospholipase D (PLD) (COG:I;~EggNog:ENOG410PHW4;~InterPro:IPR016555,IPR015679,IPR001736;~PFAM:PF00614;~go_function: GO:0003824 - catalytic activity [Evidence IEA];~go_function: GO:0004630 - phospholipase D activity [Evidence IEA];~go_process: GO:0006654 - phosphatidic acid biosynthetic process [Evidence IEA];~go_process: GO:0048017 - inositol lipid-mediated signaling [Evidence IEA]), translating into MTRPEDDLAYGQYYQDSARGASSGDSSRGLSDTFKKLKQTYKSHQSQQGSSQQTQQSQQSQSASYYNTSNQTYQSQGPSQSQPHPPPQQQQPHPSKPQKQDKFSGLFGKLEEFGNEVAQKLGTALDPQAYAEYGAPKPQTENRFGSFASPRQGNEVKWHVDGCAYFYAVSKALESAKEYIWILDWWLSPELYLRRPPAKHEQYRLDRMLLAAAQRGVRVNIIVYKEVTQALTLSSHHTKHHLEDLHENIAVFRHPDHLPDRQELEASIHTSLQNLSLDAGNLAKMSEDAIKGIYGMHEDVILYWAHHEKLCLIDGRIAFMGGLDMCFGRWDTNQHELADVHGQDLNKIVFPGQDYNNARVSDFHDVAHWEQNQLDRKDTSRMGWSDISVSLHGPVVEDLRKHFVQRWNFIYDSKYQSRNNSRYARLSLYGRPTSGPQQQGPQQGGQAQKPPASPQPGATGPPAPSWQQQAASPQPGANPGPPAPSWQQQAAPSQSAQPPSTSSSSTPSWQQQQTGVATTQPPSAANPATPTWQQQAPVPQGGYPASHSPNPSSQEKPSWQQQTAQPSSYNQPQAQNTGSQEKPSWQQQPAQPTGYSQPQTQSTGSQEKPSWQQQSSEPPAYSAHPQQHYTYSGDSFPPPPPGPPPAQGTAQTSYQAYNPQQQQQQQPQSHTPTQAQSQGQTQYYPPPPSQEIHHSQTRGIHDASGGYGNSERGFNPRRLRENFMDYSNVLRGELAGQIHQYQDRFSTHGRQASQPRGNMTCQIVRSCSKWSNGTSTEHSIQDAYAAVIRNSQHFIYIENQFFITATGDAQKPVENKIGVAIVERILRAARAGEKFKIIVVIPSVPCFAGDLSDESTLGTRAIMEFQYNCINRGGSSIMEMIAKEGFNPMDYIRFYNLRNYDRINVSGPLMQAEQQSGVNYEDARKQQDVATGGPGSYGPGAPRAAFDTTAPYQQYQQAAQQVGGKSGQWDSVSSCYMLNGPDIRNVPWNGPPEAEIDAFVTEELYVHSKVMVADDRVAIVGSANLNDRSQLGTHDSEIAIVIEDYTPVQSRMNGQPWTASRFAASLRRQLFRKHLGLLPPQDPERPDGNFEPVGVPNTTDFESPESQVVADPLADTLHSMWNTRARTNTEVFRKVFHSVPDDTVRNWATYKEFYGYYFHNADKQAYGEDESRPARYKYGHVVRDDFPPGPEGVRQVKELLSQVKGTLVEMPLMFLIEEDVAKEGLTLNEITEPIYT; encoded by the exons ATGACCCGCCCCGAAGACGACCTGGCTTATGGCCAGTATTACCAGGACTCCGCCCGGGGAGCTTCTTCCGGAGACTCCTCCAGGGGTCTGAGTGACACTTTCAAGAAGCTCAAACAGACCTACAAGTCTCACCAGTCGCAACAGGGCTCTTCCCAGCAGACTCAGCAGTCACAGCAATCCCAGTCCGCCAGCTACTACAAT acTTCGAACCAGACCTATCAGTCCCAAGGTCCCTCGCAGTCCCAgccacaccctccccctcagcaacaacaaccccatccGTCGAAACCCCAGAAGCAGGACAAATTCTCCGGCTTGTTTGGCAAGCTCGAGGAATTCGGCAATGAGGTGGCACAGAAACTGGGTACCGCGCTCGACCCCCAGGCCTATGCCGAGTATGGCGCACCAAAGCCGCAGACGGAGAACCGCTTCGGGAGCTTTGCATCCCCGCGTCAGGGTAACGAGGTCAAGTGGCACGTGGACGGTTGTGCCTACTTCTATGCGGTGTCCAAGGCATTGGAGAGTGCCAAGGAGTATATCTGGATTCTGGACT GGTGGCTTTCTCCGGAACTTTACCTGAGACGTCCCCCGGCGAAGCACGAACAGTACCGGCTGGATCGGATGCTGTTGGCTGCAGCGCAGCGCGGAGTCCGGGTGAACATCATTGTGTACAAGGAGGTGACCCAGGCACTGACCC TTTCCTCCCATCACACCAAGCACCATCTGGAAGACCTCCACGAAAACATTGCCGTATTCCGTCATCCCGATCATCTTCCCGACCGCCAGGAACTCGAGGCGTCCATCCACACGTCTCTCCAGAACCTGTCTCTCGATGCCGGAAACCTGGCCAAGATGTCCGAAGATGCTATCAAGGGCATCTACGGCATGCACGAGGATGTCATTCTGTACTGGGCTCACCACGAGAAGCTTTGCCTCATTGATGGCCGCATTGCCTTTATGGGCGGTCTGGATATGTGCTTTGGCCGTTGGGACACCAACCAGCATGAACTGGCGGACGTGCATGGCCAGGACCTGAACAAGATTGTCTTCCCTGGTCAGGACTACAACAACGCCAGAGTGAGCGACTTCCACGATGTTGCCCACTGGGAGCAGAACCAGCTGGACCGGAAGGATACTTCCCGCATGGGTTGGTCCGACATCTCGGTCAGCTTGCACGGTCCGGTCGTTGAAGATCTGAGGAAGCACTTCGTTCAGCGGTGGAACTTCATCTATGACTCCAAGTACCAGTCGCGCAACAACTCGAGATACGCCAGATTGTCCCTGTACGGCCGGCCCACCTCAGGCCCTCAGCAGCAAGGTCCCCAACAGGGTGGTCAGGCTCAGAAGCCGCCGGCATCCCCTCAGCCTGGTGCCACCGGCCCTCCTGCACCAAGCTGGCAACAGCAGGCTGCGTCTCCCCAGCCTGGGGCGAACCCTGGTCCTCCCGCTCCCAGCTGGCAGCAACAGGCAGCTCCGTCGCAGAGTGCCCAGCCGCCTAGTACTAGCAGCTCTTCTACCCCAagctggcagcagcagcagaccggGGTTGCTACGACTCAGCCTCCCAGCGCTGCTAACCCCGCGACACCAAcctggcagcagcaggcacCGGTACCCCAGGGTGGCTACCCAGCCAGTCACTCCCCCAACCCTAGCAGCCAAGAGAAGCCCAGCTGGCAACAACAGACTGCGCAGCCCAGCAGCTACAACCAACCCCAGGCGCAAAACACCGGTAGCCAGGAGAAACCTAGCTGGCAACAGCAGCCTGCGCAGCCTACCGGCTACAGCCAGCCCCAGACGCAAAGCACTGGCAGTCAAGAAAAGCCCAGCTGGCAACAGCAGAGCTCGGAGCCACCCGCGTACTCGGCTCACCCACAGCAGCACTACACGTACAGTGGTGactccttccctccaccccctcctggTCCCCCGCCAGCCCAAGGTACTGCGCAGACGTCTTATCAGGCGTACaatccccagcagcagcagcagcagcagcctcagaGCCATACACCTACCCAAGCCCAGAGTCAAGGCCAGACCCAGTACTatccgcctcctccgagCCAGGAGATCCATCACTCGCAGACCCGCGGTATCCACGATGCATCAGGCGGATATGGCAACTCTGAGAGGGGCTTCAACCCCCGCCGTCTGCGTGAGAACTTCATGGACTACAGCAACGTCCTGCGCGGCGAGTTGGCGGGCCAGATCCATCAGTACCAGGATCGTTTCTCCACTCATGGCCGTCAAGCCAGTCAGCCCCGTGGTAACATGACTTGCCAGATCGTGCGCAGCTGCTCGAAGTGGAGTAACGGCACCTCGACCGAGCATTCCATTCAGGATGCGTACGCGGCGGTCATTCGCAACAGTCAGCACTTTATCTACATTGAGAACCAGTTCTTCATCACGGCGACTGGCGATGCGCAGAAGCCGGTGGAGAACAAGATTGGTGTTGCCATTGTGGAGCGTATTCTGCGCGCAGCCCGTGCTGGGGAGAAGTTCAAGATCATTGTTGTGATCCCCTCCGTTCCTTGCTTTGCCGGAGACTTGAGCGACGAGTCCACCCTTGGTACTCGCGCTATCATGGAGTTCCAGTACAACTGCATCAACCGTGGAGGTAGCAGTATCATGGAGATGATTGCCAAGGAGGGTTTCAACCCGATGGACTACATCCGGTTCTATAACCTGCGTAACTACGACCGCATCAATGTCAGTGGCCCGCTGATGCAGGCCGAACAGCAGAGCGGCGTCAATTACGAGGATGCCCGCAAGCAGCAGGATGTGGCGACCGGTGGCCCTGGTAGTTATGGTCCCGGTGCTCCTCGGGCAGCTTTCGACACCACCGCGCCTTACCAGCAGTACCAGCAGGCTGCCCAGCAGGTGGGCGGTAAGTCTGGCCAGTGGGATAGTGTGAGCAGCTGCTACATGCTCAATGGTCCGGACATTCGCAATGTCCCTTGGAATGGACCTCCGGAGGCTGAGATTGATGCGTTTGTCACGGAGGAGCTTTATGTTCACTCCAAG GTGATGGTCGCTGACGACCGTGTTGCCATTGTCGGATCGGCCAACTTGAATGATCGCTCTCAACTGGGAACTCACGACTCGGAAATCGCCATCGTCATTGAGGACTACACCCCTGTGCAGTCCCGCATGAACGGCCAGCCCTGGACTGCCAGCCGGTTCGCCGCCTCCCTTCGTCGCCAGCTGTTCCGCAAGCACTTGGGACTGCTGCCACCCCAGGACCCGGAGCGACCGGATGGCAACTTTGAGCCCGTGGGCGttcccaacaccaccgactTTGAGTCACCCGAGAGCCAGGTCGTCGCTGATCCGCTGGCGGATACGCTGCACAGTATGTGGAACACGCGGGCTCGGACGAACACGGAAGTGTTCCGCAAGGTCTTCCATTCGGTTCCGGATGACACCGTGCGCAACTGGGCCACGTACAAGGAGTTCTACGGATACTACTTCCACAACGCGGACAAGCAGGCGTATGGCGAGGACGAGTCCAGACCTGCTCGCTACAAGTATGGGCACGTGGTCCGCGATGACTTCCCACCGGGTCCGGAGGGAGTCAGGCAAGTCAAAGAACTGCTCAGCCAGGTCAAGGGCACATTGGTGGAGATGCCTTTGATGTTCCTgatcgaggaggatgtggcgAAGGAGGGGTTGACGCTGAATGAGATTACGGAGCCAATCTACACTTGA
- a CDS encoding histidine phosphatase family protein (COG:S;~EggNog:ENOG410PGMK;~InterPro:IPR033379,IPR000560,IPR029033;~PFAM:PF00328) has translation MGFHICWPILPLLLVSHVSANDQYVIGVAPTTTEPEWFKTRPQSFQGVRLSLFACSINSSGYTATGAAPFLAQTNPAPFGNPATYTANHPLETSQPIHGAKDRNIFHHMGILSPYYPRSDGFGVDEYPRPQGSNITQMHMLHRHGSRYPNKDEGDDFANWAKTLTNATSHGAIFHDELSFIHNWTYTLGANILTLRGREDLLESGILNFFNYGHLYTPGTKIVARTTTQDRMLKSAENFLAGFFHLDWDEHVNLLAMIEEQNFNTSLQAKNACPNAMNISFDDYVSNTVTKWKSHYLAHRTHHLNHLSTNYHWTTNDTFTAQTLCAYETVALGYSPWCALFTFPEWEGFSYTYDLTFGGNAGFQCPISRAMGITWVEEFLARVENRSFSTEGSSSAANLTLNTNPITFPTNQSLYFDFVHDKILLGVLTAFGLRQFADLPFPEYTSDVNDVKLPRLHDFQTAKIIPFAGRLNIEIIRAPHKINPNRTHDPHQDTYMKDTQETGYVHFLLNQRTVPLHQSLPECPFRSDGWCELDAFLRAQRDSLRKAEYDFTCVGEWDLGEFGEVQDGVPVRKRRLRL, from the exons ATGGGATTCCACATCTGCTGGCCCATTCTCCCTCTGCTCCTTGTCTCGCATGTCTCGGCCAACGATCAGTATGTGATAGGAGTggcacccaccaccacagagCCAGAATGGTTCAAAACCCGACCGCAAAGCTTCCAAGGTGTGCGCCTCTCCCTTTTCGCTTGCTCGATTAACAGTTCAGGATACACGGCGACCGGGGCTGCGCCGTTTCTGGCGCAGACGAACCCTGCTCCCTTTGGCAACCCGGCCACCTACACAGCCAACCATCCGCTGGAGACATCGCAGCCTATCCACGGAGCCAAAGACCGCAATATCTTCCACCACATGGGCATCTTAAG TCCCTACTACCCCCGATCCGACGGATTCGGTGTAGACGAATACCCACGCCCCCAAGGCTCAAACATCACACAAATGCACATGCTGCACCGACACGGCTCACGCTATCCCAACAAAGACGAAGGCGACGACTTCGCCAACTGGGCCAAAACCCTCACCAACGCTACATCCCACGGCGCCATCTTCCACGACGAACTCTCCTTCATCCATAACTGGACCTACACCCTCGGCGCCAACATCCTCACCCTGCGAGGACGAGAAGACCTCCTAGAAAGCGGCattctcaacttcttcaactacGGCCACCTCTACACCCCCGGAACCAAGATCGTCGCCCGCACCACCACTCAAGACCGCATGCTCAAAAGCGCCGAGAACTTCCTCGCGGGCTTCTTCCACCTCGACTGGGACGAGCACGTAAACCTACTCGCCATGATCGAAGAGCAGAACTTCAACACCTCTCTCCAAGCCAAAAACGCCTGTCCCAACGCCATGAACATCTCCTTTGACGACTACGTATCCAACACCGTCACCAAATGGAAATCCCACTACCTCGCCCACCgcacccaccacctcaaccACCTCTCCACCAACTACCACTGGACCACCAACGACACCTTCACCGCGCAAACCCTCTGCGCCTACGAAACCGTCGCCCTCGGCTACAGCCCCTGGTGcgccctcttcaccttccccgAATGGGAGGGATTCTCCTACACCTACGACCTCACCTTCGGCGGCAACGCAGGGTTTCAATGTCCCATCAGTCGCGCAATGGGCATCACCTGGGTAGAAGAGTTCCTCGCACGCGTCGAGAACCGCTCATTCTCAACAGAGGGatcatcctccgccgcgAACCTCACCCTGAACACCAACCCAATCACCTTTCCCACCAATCAATCCCTCTACTTCGACTTCGTCCACGACAAGATCCTCCTCGGTGTCCTCACTGCCTTCGGACTGCGGCAGTTCGCTGACCTCCCGTTTCCCGAGTATACCTCCGATGTAAATGATGTCAAACTGCCCCGCCTGCACGACTTCCAAACAGCAAAAATCATCCCCTTCGCCGGCCGCCTTAACATCGAGATCATCCGCGCTCCACATAAGATTAACCCGAATCGTACCCATGATCCTCATCAGGATACTTATATGAAAGACACACAGGAGACTGGGTACGTGCATTTCCTGCTTAATCAGCGCACGGTGCCGCTACATCAGAGTCTTCCTGAGTGTCCGTTTCGGAGTGATGGGTGGTGCGAGTTGGATGCGTTTCTGCGGGCGCAGAGGGATAGTCTTCGGAAGGCGGAGTATGATTTCACCTGTGTGGGGGAGTGGGATTTGGGAGAGTTTGGGGAGGTGCAGGATGGGGTTCCTGTTCggaagaggagattgagaTTGTAG
- a CDS encoding uncharacterized protein (COG:H;~EggNog:ENOG410PVGX;~InterPro:IPR008949,IPR000092;~PFAM:PF00348;~go_process: GO:0008299 - isoprenoid biosynthetic process [Evidence IEA]) — MECSTTWINSTTVNEIDVRNSGAFTTLPVRISKYSEIAITAAQKLACIWDAIRCGSVSSRPVNVGRNLLSLVVPEALPDRMATAVKLIELGHLCDAFSEQLDSQSRAEIYNMLTRCMDRCSVASASSCSCPSACNKEFGDRQAQLRTLIYEVATEAIQFDREQGILILELLGKAVAPEPMSFGCRKNSAFRTFWPILEFAIGMKLTEMDRIVLRDIKTVVDEYHMLNDEYWGANTTTTASYQTDFCRMPNLPFQGKEGLKSRIMDLEFRYRSLQADIYAKYPVESMPLRRWIEAAGMAMAGYNYWRALSSSGSCNSSSSACSCSPSEWTRVTTPASTMSFSSSRHTSYSGTYERSESTTLTAVTNYISSMPPSPSVQILNMAPSALNTWTRAPPPAVKCISSLITSLQNATTTLTDITADNTHRYNQPTAHAVFGTMQATNSAYYTFIQSVSEARALANPALATDILLNGFNRLYAGHSRELNWKYNACIPSEAEYLSVVDDTTGSLYTLLVNLLQAESCIPFHCKPDLTPLATLLARFVHVKEDYLSFHNRDTQLSKSTDARVLSYPVIRLANIKPDSRAQISRYLFEGSKESTKSGGCSCAAEEKRDPCGNSVNYSCLVLLLREYGALAATRDLLRDIEDKIEKEVVQVEKMTGEVNPMMRRLIAGLREGLLP, encoded by the exons ATGGAGTGCTCAACAACCTGGATCAACTCAACCACCGTCAACGAGATCGACGTCCGCAACTCCGGCGCGTTCACAACCCTACCGGTGCGGATCAGCAAATACAGTGAAATCGCCATCACTGCCGCGCAAAAGCTCGCTTGTATCTGGGATGCTATTCGCTGTGGCAGTGTGTCATCCCGCCCAGTTAATGTTGGAAGAAACCTGCTTTCCTTGGTGGTCCCGGAGGCATTGCCAGATAGAATGGCAACGGCTGTGAAGTTGATTGAATTGGGCCACTTGTGTGATG CATTTTCCGAACAATTGGACTCCCAGAGCAGGGCAGAAATCTACAACATGCTGACCCGATGCATGGATCGGTGCTCTGTCGCTTCAGCTTCGTCGTGCTCTTGTCCTAGTGCATGCAACAAGGAGTTTGGCGACAGACAGGCCCAGCTGCGGACACTGATCTACGAGGTGGCCACTGAGGCTATTCAGTTTGATCGAGAACAGGGTATCCTTATTCTTGAGCTTCTCGGGAAAGCTGTCGCGCCAGAACCAATGTCATTCGGATGTAGAAAGAACTCAGCGTTTAG AACCTTCTGGCCCATCCTCGAGTTTGCCATAGGCATGAAACTAACCGAAATGGACCGCATCGTCCTCCGCGACATCAAGACCGTAGTGGATGAATACCACATGCTGAATGACGAGTACTGGGGTGCGAACACCACTACCACAGCATCCTACCAAACCGACTTTTGCAGAATGCCAAATCTCCCTTttcaaggaaaagaaggactgAAAAGCAGGATCATGGACCTCGAGTTCCGCTACCGCTCTCTCCAAGCAGACATCTACGCAAAATACCCCGTCGAGTCCATGCCTCTCCGCCGCTGGATCGAAGCAGCCGGAATGGCAATGGCAGGCTACAATTACTGGCGTGCCTTATCCTCATCTGGCTCCTGCAATAGCTCATCCAGCGCCTGCTCATGCTCCCCCTCCGAATGGACACGAGTCACCACCCCGGCCTCTACCAtgtccttctcatcatcccgacACACATCATACTCCGGCACCTACGAGCGCAGCGAATCCACAACCCTCACCGCCGTGACCAACTACATCAGCTCCATGCCCCCGTCTCCCTCAGTCCAGATCCTCAACATGGCCCCCTCCGCATTAAACACATGGACCCGTGCCCCACCCCCAGCAGTCAAATGCATCTCGTCTCTCATCACCTCATTGCAAAACGCAACTACAACCCTAACCGACATCACCGCCGACAACACCCACCGCTACAACCAGCCCACTGCACACGCCGTCTTCGGTACCATGCAGGCTACCAACAGCGCCTACTACACCTTCATCCAGTCGGTATCGGAGGCCCGCGCCCTGGCCAACCCTGCCCTCGCCACAGACATCCTCCTGAACGGCTTCAACCGTCTATACGCCGGACACAGCAGAGAACTTAACTGGAAGTACAACGCGTGCATCCCATCCGAGGCCGAATACCTCTCCGTCGTCGACGACACCACCGGCTCTCTATATACACTCCtcgtcaacctcctccaagctGAGAGCTGTATCCCCTTCCACTGCAAGCCCGATCTCACGCCCCTGGCTACCTTACTCGCTCGCTTCGTCCACGTGAAGGAGGACTACCTCTCGTTCCACAACCGAGACACCCAACTGAGTAAATCCACCGATGCACGCGTGCTCTCGTACCCGGTTATTCGCCTCGCCAATATCAAACCGGACAGCCGGGCACAGATCTCCCGATACCTCTTCGAAGGCAGCAAGGAGTCCACCAAGAGCGGTGGCTGCTCCTGcgcagcagaagagaagcGAGACCCCTGCGGTAACTCGGTGAACTATAGCTGCTTGGTTCTTCTGCTCCGCGAGTACGGAGCACTGGCCGCAACGAGGGACCTTCTCCGTGATATAGAAGATaagatcgagaaggaggtggtGCAGGTAGAGAAGATGACGGGAGAAGTGAACCCGATGATGAGGCGGTTGATTGCTGGTTTGCGTGAGGGGTTGCTCCCTTAG